Proteins encoded in a region of the Gammaproteobacteria bacterium genome:
- a CDS encoding FKBP-type peptidyl-prolyl cis-trans isomerase, with product MNMVKTLRIATLLAASSLAGFGHAQDVDLQDEDARIAYSIGVNIGQSLMQQGLLDGLDFNAFMRGVSDLVNGQEQLSPEEMMAAIQTFQQRMAAQQTAQMEAARQSGEEFLAANAENDQVVVLDSGLQYQILESGANGATSPTIADSVLAHYHGTLVDGSVFDSSVERGEPAQFALNQVIAGWTEALQLMKEGDKWRLFIPYTLAYGEQGIPGAIPPFSTLIFDVELLEVR from the coding sequence ATGAATATGGTTAAAACACTTCGGATTGCTACACTGCTGGCCGCTTCGAGTCTGGCAGGTTTCGGTCACGCCCAGGATGTGGATCTGCAGGATGAAGACGCCCGGATCGCTTACAGCATAGGAGTCAACATCGGGCAGAGCCTGATGCAACAGGGCTTGCTCGACGGTCTCGATTTCAATGCATTCATGCGGGGTGTGAGCGATCTGGTTAATGGCCAGGAGCAACTGAGCCCTGAAGAAATGATGGCCGCTATTCAAACCTTCCAGCAGCGTATGGCTGCGCAGCAGACGGCGCAGATGGAAGCCGCACGGCAATCCGGTGAAGAGTTTCTGGCCGCCAACGCGGAAAATGATCAGGTAGTGGTCCTGGACTCCGGGCTGCAATACCAGATCCTGGAATCCGGTGCCAATGGAGCGACATCGCCCACCATCGCCGATTCGGTGCTGGCACACTATCACGGTACCCTGGTCGACGGGTCGGTTTTTGACAGTTCCGTCGAGCGGGGCGAGCCTGCACAGTTCGCGCTGAACCAGGTGATCGCAGGCTGGACCGAAGCGCTGCAATTGATGAAAGAAGGTGACAAATGGCGCCTGTTCATACCTTACACACTCGCGTACGGCGAGCAGGGTATTCCGGGCGCAATTCCACCGTTCTCCACGCTGATATTCGACGTGGAACTGCTGGAAGTTCGCTAA
- a CDS encoding M18 family aminopeptidase has product MNKQAFNEGLLAFIGRAPTPFHAVEAMVSLLQDEGFQILDERNRWDLHRGGNYLVRRDGSLIAFRFGQQSLLEEGIHLAGAHTDSPCLKVKPVAERHSQGYLQLGVEVYGGALLNPWFDRDLSVAGKVSFLDETGDLNTCLVDMRRPVATIPSLAIHLDREANSNRSIDAQKHLPPVLLRQEGETAVSFEAYLLEYLRSEAGHPDARRVMSHELFFYDTQPPAIIGLQDQFIASARLDNLLSCYLITRSLLASGGTHTSVMVCNDHEEVGSGSASGAQGPFLKSVLQRLVSAESSDTEALERVFRNSLLFSIDNAHGIHPNYADLHDPAHGPVLNGGPVVKVNASQRYASNTESVARFRAYCDKTGVKSQAFVMRSDLACGSTIGPITAAETGIATVDIGVPTFAMHSIRELAGADDGERLFRVVRAFFDRD; this is encoded by the coding sequence ATGAACAAGCAGGCATTCAATGAGGGGCTGCTGGCCTTCATTGGGCGGGCGCCGACTCCATTTCATGCCGTCGAAGCCATGGTTTCACTCCTGCAGGATGAGGGGTTCCAGATCCTTGATGAAAGGAACCGCTGGGACCTCCATCGGGGTGGGAACTACCTGGTCAGGCGGGACGGCTCTCTGATTGCTTTCCGCTTCGGCCAGCAGTCGCTGCTGGAAGAGGGCATTCATCTGGCCGGTGCTCACACCGATAGCCCCTGCCTCAAAGTAAAGCCCGTGGCCGAGCGTCATTCACAGGGCTACCTGCAACTGGGTGTTGAAGTCTACGGCGGCGCGCTGCTGAATCCCTGGTTTGACAGAGACCTTTCCGTGGCCGGCAAGGTCTCTTTCCTTGACGAGACCGGAGATTTGAATACCTGCCTGGTGGATATGCGGCGGCCGGTGGCAACGATACCCAGTCTCGCTATCCACTTGGACCGAGAAGCCAACAGCAATCGCAGCATCGACGCTCAGAAACATCTTCCGCCGGTGCTGTTGCGCCAGGAAGGCGAGACAGCGGTGAGTTTCGAGGCCTATCTGTTGGAATACCTGCGTTCGGAAGCCGGACATCCTGACGCCAGGCGCGTTATGTCCCATGAACTGTTTTTCTATGATACTCAGCCACCCGCCATTATCGGTTTGCAGGATCAGTTCATTGCCAGCGCCCGATTGGACAATCTTCTCAGTTGCTACCTCATAACCCGCAGTCTGCTGGCCAGCGGGGGAACCCACACCTCGGTCATGGTCTGTAACGATCATGAGGAAGTCGGCAGTGGCTCGGCATCGGGTGCCCAGGGGCCGTTTCTGAAATCAGTGCTGCAAAGGCTGGTCAGCGCGGAATCCTCGGACACGGAGGCTTTAGAGCGGGTGTTTAGAAACTCTCTGCTATTCTCAATCGACAATGCCCACGGTATCCACCCCAACTATGCCGATCTTCACGACCCGGCCCACGGGCCGGTCCTCAATGGCGGGCCGGTGGTCAAAGTCAATGCCAGTCAGCGCTATGCCAGCAATACCGAGTCGGTAGCAAGGTTTCGCGCATACTGTGACAAAACAGGGGTGAAGTCCCAGGCCTTTGTTATGCGCAGTGACCTGGCCTGTGGCAGCACTATCGGGCCAATCACAGCGGCCGAGACCGGTATTGCGACGGTTGACATCGGCGTTCCCACTTTTGCCATGCATTCCATCAGGGAACTGGCCGGTGCAGACGACGGAGAACGATTGTTCCGGGTCGTCAGGGCGTTCTTTGATCGCGATTGA
- the mnmC gene encoding bifunctional tRNA (5-methylaminomethyl-2-thiouridine)(34)-methyltransferase MnmD/FAD-dependent 5-carboxymethylaminomethyl-2-thiouridine(34) oxidoreductase MnmC: MHDLKNARLAWLEDGSPFSTQFKDIYFSSQGALQESQHVFIAANRLAQRWAAQADSARPFSVVELGFGAGLNFLLCWQLLEQLNRQGLRLHYLAFEKHPLTRADLNRALANWPELSPLSSQLLAVYVDHTSGLHRYQLTDNLILDLYLGDAITGLNEILGSAPGSVDCWFMDGFSPTRNPDLWDPPLVARMWQYSRPGATASSYSVAGQVRRNLQSAGFLIEKLPGFGNKREMLLASRPDSAGLPMDSRAEPPASTLRARSPRPTINRATVIGAGLAGCSTAYSLARKGWQVTLIDEAAQIATGASGNPQAVLQPRLAASRDFQSRFYLHALLYAHRQFTTLQQQQELNWHPCGVLRLPQQGRKGLEKLLKQPGEYYSERVLSRVSQQQASKLVGLPVNGEALWIPHGGWLEPGRLCQAYLTAIPETHLTLVTGKRVTGLESTGSGWRVTGSQGVLSESNVVVIANSYQARNLAQTATLPLDPVAGQISRLTATPQSGRLKSVVVAEKYICPATDGMHSLGASYAPQPVNLTSSAVADQENLRGVNAALAQLPLSGICGARVSVRCSASDYFPIAGAVPDLDECIRVFGPLSRDASARIDAEPTCLPGLFVNVAHGSYGLTSCPLTAELIASQANGESPPLPAALVESLSPARFILRDLKRQRDPDRLNRDQRTP; the protein is encoded by the coding sequence TTGCACGATCTGAAAAACGCCAGGCTGGCCTGGCTGGAAGACGGGTCTCCGTTCTCGACTCAATTCAAGGATATCTATTTTTCCAGCCAGGGAGCCCTGCAGGAAAGCCAGCACGTGTTTATAGCCGCGAACCGGCTGGCGCAGAGATGGGCCGCACAAGCCGACTCTGCGCGGCCGTTTTCCGTGGTCGAACTGGGATTCGGGGCCGGACTCAATTTCCTGCTGTGTTGGCAGTTACTCGAACAGCTCAATCGACAGGGCCTTCGGCTGCACTACCTGGCATTCGAAAAGCACCCCCTGACCCGGGCCGACCTCAACAGGGCTCTTGCCAACTGGCCCGAGCTGTCTCCCTTAAGCAGTCAGCTGCTGGCAGTCTATGTCGACCACACCAGCGGCCTGCACAGATATCAGCTTACTGACAATCTGATCCTTGATCTCTACCTGGGTGACGCGATCACCGGCCTCAATGAGATTCTGGGCAGCGCGCCCGGCAGCGTAGACTGCTGGTTCATGGATGGCTTTTCACCGACCAGGAATCCCGATCTGTGGGATCCCCCGCTGGTGGCCCGGATGTGGCAATACAGCCGCCCCGGTGCCACGGCCAGCTCCTACAGCGTCGCCGGCCAGGTCCGTCGTAATCTGCAATCCGCCGGGTTCTTGATTGAAAAGCTGCCCGGCTTCGGTAACAAACGGGAGATGTTGCTGGCCAGCAGACCGGACAGTGCCGGCCTGCCAATGGATTCTCGTGCCGAACCTCCTGCATCAACGTTACGGGCTCGTTCACCCAGGCCGACAATCAACCGGGCAACGGTGATTGGGGCAGGCCTTGCCGGATGCAGCACCGCCTACAGCCTTGCCCGCAAAGGGTGGCAGGTAACCCTTATTGATGAGGCAGCGCAGATAGCCACTGGTGCGTCGGGTAATCCCCAGGCCGTGCTGCAGCCTCGTCTGGCAGCAAGCCGGGATTTTCAGTCCCGTTTCTACCTGCACGCCCTGTTGTACGCACACAGGCAATTTACCACGCTGCAGCAACAGCAGGAGCTTAACTGGCACCCCTGCGGCGTACTGCGGTTGCCACAGCAGGGCCGTAAAGGCCTCGAGAAACTGCTTAAACAACCTGGTGAGTATTACAGTGAGCGAGTGTTATCGCGAGTGAGTCAGCAACAGGCCAGTAAGCTGGTCGGTTTACCGGTCAACGGGGAAGCCCTGTGGATCCCTCATGGCGGCTGGCTGGAGCCTGGCCGTCTCTGTCAGGCTTATCTCACAGCCATCCCGGAGACCCATCTGACACTGGTCACCGGCAAGCGCGTCACGGGTCTGGAATCGACAGGATCCGGTTGGCGTGTTACAGGCAGCCAGGGAGTGCTTTCGGAGTCGAACGTAGTGGTCATCGCCAACAGCTATCAGGCCCGGAATCTGGCCCAAACCGCCACCCTTCCCCTGGATCCAGTCGCCGGACAGATCAGTCGCCTGACGGCAACCCCGCAAAGCGGGCGCTTGAAGTCAGTCGTCGTGGCGGAAAAATATATCTGCCCGGCAACGGACGGAATGCATAGCCTGGGCGCCAGTTACGCCCCGCAACCGGTAAATCTGACCAGCAGCGCGGTGGCAGACCAGGAAAACCTCCGCGGTGTGAATGCCGCACTTGCCCAATTGCCACTGTCCGGAATCTGTGGTGCGAGAGTGTCGGTAAGATGCAGTGCCAGTGATTACTTCCCCATCGCAGGTGCGGTACCCGATCTTGATGAGTGCATCCGGGTGTTCGGCCCATTGAGCCGAGACGCCAGTGCCAGGATCGATGCTGAACCCACTTGCTTACCTGGCCTGTTTGTTAACGTTGCTCACGGCTCCTATGGTCTGACCTCCTGTCCGCTGACGGCGGAACTGATAGCCAGCCAGGCCAATGGCGAATCTCCCCCGCTGCCGGCGGCACTAGTCGAGAGCCTGAGTCCCGCCCGTTTTATCCTTCGTGATCTGAAACGCCAGCGGGATCCCGACCGGCTCAATCGCGATCAAAGAACGCCCTGA
- the prfB gene encoding peptide chain release factor 2 (programmed frameshift), which produces MEINTQLALVKDYRERTDSLRGFLDYAEKKDRLAEVELELGESSVWDNPENAQALGKERSDLELVVRTIDVLDTGLADIEELLKLANEENDPELLQESVKDLDSLGQQLEKLEFRRMFAGEMDAANAYLDIQAGSGGTEAQDWAEMLLRMYLRWGEDKGFDVELVEVSAGEVAGIKSATVYVRGEYAFGWLRTETGVHRLVRKSPFDSGNRRHTSFASVFVSPEIEDDIEIDLDMSDVRVDTYRSSGAGGQHVNKTDSAIRLTHEPSGIVVQCQSQRSQHKNRDMAIKQLKAKLYEMEELKRKENMQSIEDSKADIGWGSQIRSYVLDQSRIKDLRTGVEDTNTGSVLDGKLDRFIEASLKMGL; this is translated from the exons ATGGAAATCAACACACAGTTGGCACTGGTCAAAGACTACCGCGAAAGAACAGATTCTCTCAGGGGGTTTCTT GACTACGCTGAGAAGAAGGACCGGCTTGCCGAGGTGGAGCTGGAGCTAGGCGAGTCATCAGTCTGGGATAACCCGGAGAATGCCCAGGCGCTGGGAAAGGAACGGTCTGACCTGGAACTGGTAGTCAGAACAATTGATGTACTGGACACCGGACTGGCGGATATCGAGGAGCTGTTGAAACTCGCCAACGAGGAGAATGATCCGGAACTTCTGCAGGAGTCAGTCAAGGATCTTGACTCTCTGGGCCAACAGCTGGAAAAGCTCGAGTTCCGTCGTATGTTTGCCGGGGAGATGGACGCGGCAAATGCCTACCTGGATATTCAGGCGGGTTCCGGTGGCACCGAGGCCCAGGACTGGGCGGAAATGCTGTTGCGCATGTATTTGCGCTGGGGTGAAGACAAAGGTTTCGATGTCGAGCTGGTTGAGGTTTCCGCCGGCGAGGTCGCAGGTATCAAGAGTGCCACGGTTTATGTGCGTGGCGAATACGCCTTCGGCTGGCTGCGAACGGAAACCGGCGTGCACCGACTGGTTCGTAAATCACCGTTTGACTCAGGAAACAGGCGCCATACATCGTTTGCTTCGGTTTTTGTCTCGCCAGAGATAGAAGATGACATCGAGATTGATCTGGATATGTCCGATGTGCGGGTGGATACCTATCGTTCCAGCGGTGCTGGCGGGCAGCATGTCAACAAAACCGACTCGGCGATCCGGCTGACCCATGAGCCCTCCGGGATCGTCGTGCAGTGTCAGAGTCAGCGCTCTCAACACAAGAACAGGGACATGGCGATCAAGCAGCTGAAGGCCAAGCTTTACGAAATGGAAGAGCTGAAACGGAAGGAAAACATGCAGTCGATCGAGGACTCCAAGGCGGACATCGGGTGGGGAAGCCAGATTCGCTCTTATGTGCTCGATCAGTCCCGTATCAAGGATCTCCGGACCGGGGTGGAAGATACCAACACCGGTTCAGTGCTGGACGGCAAACTGGACAGGTTCATAGAAGCAAGTCTGAAAATGGGATTATAG
- the lysS gene encoding lysine--tRNA ligase, with amino-acid sequence MTEHLDDNKLISLRREKLASIRERRNAFPNDFRRDIVAVDLDNQFGDKDREQLEAIDHVARVAGRVIRMRGPFVVIQDHTGIVQLYMSNKTLSEEQAAELKLLDLGDIIGAQGSVFRTGKGELTVRVDRFTLLTKSLRPLPDKYKGLTDTELRYRQRYVDLIVNEQSRKVFTTRSRIVGFLREYFNGHGFMEVETPMMHIIPGGATARPFVTHHNALDQEMYLRVAPELFLKRLVVGGFERVYEINRSFRNEGLSTRHNPEFTMLEFYQAYADYRDLMDLTEDLFRRLAVEVIGTPAISYQGSEYDLSRPFARLTVHEAILRHCPDVSEDDLSSREGAVAVAQRFGIAVDDEMGVGKVVMEIFEEQVEHKLDQPTFITSYPTEVSPLARRSDENPDVTDRFELIVGGREMANGFSELNDAEDQAERFHAQVARKDAGDHEAMHFDDDYITALEYGMPPTAGEGIGVDRLVMLFTDSPSIRDVLLFPHMRPQQDD; translated from the coding sequence ATGACGGAACACCTGGACGACAACAAACTGATCAGTCTGCGGCGCGAGAAACTGGCCAGTATAAGAGAAAGGCGCAACGCCTTTCCCAATGACTTTCGCCGAGACATCGTCGCCGTGGACCTGGACAACCAGTTCGGCGACAAGGATCGTGAACAACTGGAAGCCATCGATCATGTTGCGCGGGTCGCCGGCCGGGTCATCCGCATGCGCGGCCCCTTTGTGGTAATCCAGGATCATACCGGCATCGTGCAGCTTTATATGAGCAACAAAACCCTGTCGGAAGAACAGGCGGCGGAACTGAAACTACTGGATCTTGGGGATATTATCGGTGCCCAGGGCAGTGTGTTTCGAACCGGCAAGGGTGAGCTGACGGTCCGGGTGGACAGATTCACATTGTTGACCAAGTCACTGCGACCACTGCCAGATAAATACAAGGGGCTTACCGACACGGAACTTCGGTACCGGCAACGCTATGTGGATCTGATAGTAAACGAACAGTCCAGAAAGGTTTTCACCACGCGCTCCAGAATCGTGGGCTTTCTGCGTGAGTATTTCAACGGGCATGGTTTCATGGAAGTTGAAACACCCATGATGCATATCATTCCTGGCGGCGCCACGGCCAGACCATTCGTTACCCATCATAACGCGCTCGATCAGGAGATGTATCTGCGGGTGGCCCCGGAACTGTTTCTAAAGCGCCTGGTGGTGGGAGGATTCGAGCGGGTTTACGAAATCAACCGGAGTTTTCGTAACGAAGGGCTGTCCACCCGTCACAACCCGGAATTCACCATGCTGGAGTTCTACCAGGCCTATGCCGATTACCGTGATCTGATGGATTTGACTGAGGACCTGTTCCGACGCCTGGCGGTTGAAGTGATTGGCACTCCAGCCATCTCCTATCAGGGCTCGGAGTATGATCTGTCGAGGCCGTTTGCCAGGCTGACAGTACACGAGGCAATCCTCAGGCACTGCCCGGATGTCAGCGAGGATGACCTGAGCAGTCGCGAAGGTGCTGTCGCCGTGGCGCAACGTTTCGGTATCGCTGTCGACGATGAGATGGGAGTCGGTAAGGTCGTGATGGAGATATTTGAGGAGCAGGTTGAACACAAGCTGGACCAGCCGACCTTCATCACGTCCTATCCTACCGAAGTGTCTCCGTTGGCACGGCGCAGTGATGAGAATCCGGACGTCACCGACCGTTTCGAGCTCATAGTCGGGGGCAGGGAGATGGCCAACGGTTTCTCCGAATTGAATGACGCAGAAGACCAGGCCGAGCGTTTTCACGCCCAGGTGGCGCGCAAGGATGCCGGCGATCATGAGGCCATGCACTTTGATGACGATTATATTACTGCGCTGGAATACGGCATGCCTCCGACTGCCGGTGAGGGTATTGGTGTTGATCGGCTGGTCATGCTGTTCACGGATTCGCCTTCCATTCGGGATGTTCTGCTGTTCCCTCACATGCGTCCTCAGCAGGACGACTAG
- the ung gene encoding uracil-DNA glycosylase, with protein MSDFDGSRVKVHESWKKLLLDEFQQPYMQALREFLTEQKRQGRTVYPPGPLIFNALNSTPFDKVKVVILGQDPYHGAGQAHGLCFSVNPGVAVPPSLQNIFKELQADLGIDRSPHGCLSHWAGQGVLLLNAVLTVEAGKAASHEGKGWEAFTDALIERVNALKENVVFLLWGSYAQRKGSIIDPSRHLVLKAPHPSPLSAHRGFFGCRHFSRANAYLKAHGQQPIDWALPPQS; from the coding sequence ATGTCAGACTTCGACGGCTCCAGGGTGAAAGTGCACGAGTCGTGGAAGAAGTTGCTGCTGGACGAGTTCCAGCAACCTTACATGCAGGCCCTGCGGGAGTTTCTTACGGAGCAGAAGCGCCAGGGCAGGACTGTTTATCCACCGGGGCCGCTGATCTTTAATGCCCTGAATTCCACGCCGTTCGACAAAGTGAAGGTGGTGATTCTCGGCCAGGATCCTTATCACGGCGCCGGGCAGGCTCATGGGCTTTGCTTCTCGGTGAATCCGGGGGTGGCTGTGCCGCCGTCCCTGCAGAATATATTCAAGGAACTGCAGGCGGACCTGGGAATCGATCGCTCTCCCCATGGCTGCCTGTCCCACTGGGCCGGGCAGGGCGTCCTGCTCCTGAATGCCGTGCTCACCGTGGAAGCGGGCAAGGCTGCCTCCCACGAGGGGAAGGGCTGGGAAGCTTTTACTGATGCGTTGATAGAACGGGTTAATGCCTTAAAAGAGAACGTGGTATTTCTTCTATGGGGGAGCTATGCCCAGCGCAAGGGCAGCATCATCGATCCCTCCCGGCACCTGGTCCTGAAAGCGCCCCATCCTTCCCCCCTGTCTGCCCACCGGGGTTTCTTTGGCTGTCGACACTTCTCAAGGGCCAATGCCTATCTGAAAGCCCATGGCCAGCAGCCAATTGACTGGGCCCTGCCGCCACAGTCCTGA
- the queD gene encoding 6-carboxytetrahydropterin synthase QueD, producing the protein MKIYKEFTFEAAHRLPNVPAGHKCARLHGHSFQVRIIVAGPVGEESGWVMDFADIKSAFKPVWEQLDHYYLNEIEGLENPTSENLARWIWQRLKPSLPQLDEIEIRETCTSGCRYRGD; encoded by the coding sequence ATGAAAATCTACAAGGAATTTACCTTCGAAGCCGCCCATCGCCTTCCCAACGTGCCTGCAGGCCACAAATGTGCCCGCCTGCACGGCCATTCGTTTCAGGTGCGCATTATTGTAGCGGGGCCGGTAGGCGAAGAGTCCGGCTGGGTGATGGATTTCGCTGATATCAAAAGCGCCTTCAAACCCGTCTGGGAACAGCTTGATCACTATTACCTCAACGAAATAGAAGGACTCGAAAACCCGACCAGCGAAAACCTGGCCCGCTGGATCTGGCAGCGATTAAAACCCTCCCTGCCCCAGCTGGATGAAATAGAAATCCGCGAAACCTGTACCAGCGGCTGCCGTTATCGGGGCGATTAA